The genomic region TCTATTAGGTCAGCTTAGCTTTTTAAGCGGGTCAATTGATAAAATGACTTTAAATTACCGAGAAGTTGAAAAACTTTTACATGATCTTAGGGAAAAGCTAGTTGCTCAAGATCCCGACTGGTGGTTAAAGCAGATGTTTAAAGGGATTGATGATAGAGAATATAGGATGATTAGCCGTTATTATGGATTAAATGGTGACGTATTTACCCTTCAAGATATAGGGAATGAATACGGACTGACCAGGGCTAGAATTCAACAGATCATAAAGAAACTTAAACATAAAATAATGTCTAACCTTTACTTTGAAAATATCTATTTTATCTCGTGGCTCCATGTTTACTCCTTAGTTCAAGGCGGAGTGCTTACCCACGACCATTTTGCGAACGAATTAAGTACGTACTTAAAACTCCCATATATTAATGTAGGAAATTTTACGTCCATGCTTTTAGATATAGACCCTATGTACCAACAATTGAACTATGATGTGTGGGGAATGGTTGTGTTACCTGTTGAACACTACAGCGATCTTGTGCAAACAGGAGTAGATATTCTACAAAAAGGGAGCTATAAGGAGCAAGAGTTGTTAGAAGAGCTAAAAGATAGAGAAATTTACCTGACTTTAAACGAAAAACAAACTCCAATTAGAGGGATGTTAGAAAACTTCATACCAGCTTGCTTAGCTTCCGCTAACTGCTTTGAAATTAATGAAAATGGCAAGGTAAACTTTGAAGAACGTGAAGGTACTAAAGTTCATACAATAATAAACATTTTGCGTAGTGAAGGAAGGGCTTTACATTATAAGGAGATAATTAAAAAGGCAAATCAGCAAAAGGAAGAGATCACAGTCCAATATGCTAGAGCTATTTTAGCTAATCATAAAGATGTTTTTGCTAGAGTTGGAAGAGGAATATATGGGCTAGTTGAATGGGGGATTAAAGAGTACCCTCATATTTCCGATTACATTTATGATATCTTAAAAAAGCACAAAGATCCTATGTACTATAAAAAAATAGCCAGGATTGTTGCTCAAACACACTTTACAAAGGAACAGACAATATATAATGCCTTAACTCAAGATCCACGTTTTGAAAGATATAAGTCTGGGTATTATGCATTGAAAAAGACGCCATAAAAAAACGAGCCCTTAAAGGCTCGTTTTTTGAGTATAGATATATAAATGCAAAAATAAAACTTAGGTTCTAGCTGGTAAAATGATTGTAAAAGTAGTTCCTTTATCACTACTTTTACAATAGATTTGGCCTTTGTACTGTTCGACAACTTGTTTACTAACCGATAATCCTAATCCAGTGCCCCCATGTTTAGTGGAATAAAACGGGGCAAAAATTTGTTCAGCAATTTTTTCCGGAATGCCGGGACCGGTATCTGACACGTTTACAATTATTTGAAGGTTTTTCAGCTTGCAGGTAACTTTTAGGGTGCCTCCATCTTCCATAGCTTCTATAGAGTTTTGGATTATATTAAGAAACACTTGCCTAAACTGAACGGCATCTCCTGTAATATGTGGGATTGTTTTATCAATATTTACGGCTATAGATATGTTATTCCTTTCAATAACTGACGTTAAAGCCGATAAGACATCCTGTAAAATATCAGAAAGCTTACATTCGTTTGCTTTATCTTTTTGCGCTTTTGAAAAGTATATAGAGTTTTTCAATATACTATGTGCTCTATCTAGCTCTTCTAAAATAAAATTTACATAAACGGTGTTATTTTTGTCCACTATCTTTGTTTGCAAAAGCTGTGTAAAGCCTCTAATAGAGGTTAGTATATTTTTAATCTCATGAGCAAAGCTGGCGAACATTTGACTAAACCGCTCTTGAACTTCTTTCACATCATGACTGTTAGCTAATGTTTCGCTCATTATATCGCTTGCTAGACACAGGATTTGCTCTAGATTGGGGAAATTTAGTTCTTTAGGCACCGCAATTAAAATGGCTCCATAAAAAACCTTGCTAGTTTTTCCTATTATAGGTACAGCGACGAACGTCCAATTAAAAACCTTTTGTTCTTTAAACTCTAGCTCTTCAAAAACAAAACACTGTCTATCTTTAATAAGTTTTTTAATGGGACTTGTGCTGCTAGGTTTGCTCCAGTCTTCTCCAATTGCTAAGGTTGAATCAGCAATTGGAAAGGAAGAACAACGATGTTTTGACAGCAAATGACCTGATTGATTAAAAACGAGACAAGCAACCTGCTTTTGGACGATAGAGTCTAAATTGTCAAATAAAATTTTAGAAACAGCAATCAATTTTGAGTGATAGCAAATAAGGTCCTGTTTCTTTTCCTTAGAAAGGTTTTTGACAGAATTAACTTTAAAGGAAACCTTGATTTGGTTATCAATTAGTTCCATTAAAACACCCACTTCCAAGACTGCTTTTTGCCCAAACCCATTTAGGTTTAAATTCGCCAAATAATTTAGAAATCCTGCAAAAAGTTTGAAAAAATTAGTGAAACATTTAACTATTTTGACAAAGCTTTAGTTATCTTTACTGTAAATACTAGTAATATCGGCAAAATAATAGAAATTTTACTATTTAGATTGCCAAAATAGTTGACCGAGCCACTAATTGTTGGTATCCTAGAGTTAACCAAGCGTGGAGGTGTGTTTTGTGGAAAAAAAATACTGTGAACATGTTGAGGAAATAGAGCACTTAATAAGAAAGGTAAGCTTTGTTATTAAATGCAGGGGAAGAGACATATTAGAGGACTTTGATATAACTCCACCTCAATTTAATGCCTTGCTTTTGCTTCGTGAATACGGCGAAATGACAATTGGAGACTTAGGAAGTCGTATGTATCTTGCAAGCAGTACCGCTACCGACCTAATTGATCGCATGGAAAGAAATCAATTAGTGGAAAGAACTAGAGATGGTAAGGATAGAAGGGTAGTTCGCTTGAAAATGACTGAAAAAGGCGATCAAATGATTATGGAAGTACTTGAAAGCCG from Proteinivorax hydrogeniformans harbors:
- a CDS encoding DNA-directed RNA polymerase subunit alpha C-terminal domain-containing protein gives rise to the protein MSEFFESNLLFKPISNLGLSARAQRVLHERDIKTLGQLSLIDEKELRQTTNCGEHTIREIKQILKRQLGQGLHLNCDTEIQELGLSPRSKNCLKNFGVRNVRDLLNISVMDLLSIKNLGAKSAEEIMYKIKFILDENEKAAACKEKYWGQPVGEGSSIELTLSKLIGQYSVKLLPIDNELLDICKKEDIQNVSQLVDLDEFDLYNSYKGRLFNKLFETNSNLLGQLSFLSGSIDKMTLNYREVEKLLHDLREKLVAQDPDWWLKQMFKGIDDREYRMISRYYGLNGDVFTLQDIGNEYGLTRARIQQIIKKLKHKIMSNLYFENIYFISWLHVYSLVQGGVLTHDHFANELSTYLKLPYINVGNFTSMLLDIDPMYQQLNYDVWGMVVLPVEHYSDLVQTGVDILQKGSYKEQELLEELKDREIYLTLNEKQTPIRGMLENFIPACLASANCFEINENGKVNFEEREGTKVHTIINILRSEGRALHYKEIIKKANQQKEEITVQYARAILANHKDVFARVGRGIYGLVEWGIKEYPHISDYIYDILKKHKDPMYYKKIARIVAQTHFTKEQTIYNALTQDPRFERYKSGYYALKKTP
- a CDS encoding ATP-binding protein — its product is MELIDNQIKVSFKVNSVKNLSKEKKQDLICYHSKLIAVSKILFDNLDSIVQKQVACLVFNQSGHLLSKHRCSSFPIADSTLAIGEDWSKPSSTSPIKKLIKDRQCFVFEELEFKEQKVFNWTFVAVPIIGKTSKVFYGAILIAVPKELNFPNLEQILCLASDIMSETLANSHDVKEVQERFSQMFASFAHEIKNILTSIRGFTQLLQTKIVDKNNTVYVNFILEELDRAHSILKNSIYFSKAQKDKANECKLSDILQDVLSALTSVIERNNISIAVNIDKTIPHITGDAVQFRQVFLNIIQNSIEAMEDGGTLKVTCKLKNLQIIVNVSDTGPGIPEKIAEQIFAPFYSTKHGGTGLGLSVSKQVVEQYKGQIYCKSSDKGTTFTIILPART
- a CDS encoding MarR family transcriptional regulator; translated protein: MEKKYCEHVEEIEHLIRKVSFVIKCRGRDILEDFDITPPQFNALLLLREYGEMTIGDLGSRMYLASSTATDLIDRMERNQLVERTRDGKDRRVVRLKMTEKGDQMIMEVLESRKRYLEKILVKVENEDKKQLVNSLNKIYDLMKEEYKA